A region of Lycium barbarum isolate Lr01 chromosome 3, ASM1917538v2, whole genome shotgun sequence DNA encodes the following proteins:
- the LOC132632266 gene encoding uncharacterized protein LOC132632266 isoform X2 — MEDDTKTTYNYKKWHPDKHKCNDEATAKFQEINEAYSVLSDSDKRLDYDLNGNYEINNYTLPEYLARFKGMILTCNGLGISQDPVWSEQLTEFNKLMDK, encoded by the exons ATGGAAGACGATACTAAGACCACCTACAATTACAAG AAGTGGCATCCTGACAAACACAAGTGTAATGATGAAGCAACCGCTAAATTTCAAGAGATTAATGAAGCTTATTCGG TGTTAAGTGATTCTGATAAGAGACTTGACTATGATCTAAATGGAAACTATGAGATAAATAATTACACCTTGCCA GAATATCTAGCCAGATTCAAAGGGATGATACTTACCTGTAATGGGCTTGGAATAAGTCAGGATCCAGTCTG GTCAGAGCAATTAACAGAATTTAACAAGTTGATGGACAAATGA
- the LOC132632265 gene encoding uncharacterized protein LOC132632265 — protein MATFSLSGATHVKACEAWSAKSSSFVKTPMIAIQRKSNSQGMKTSKLSVRANYSDQRGRGGRGGDFVAGFLLGGAIFGTLGYVFAPQIRRSLLNEDEYGFRKAKRPMYYYDEGLEKTRETLNKKLDQLNNAIDKVSSGLRGGNKMPPVPVEEDIEEATM, from the exons ATGGCGACGTTTTCTTTGTCAG GTGCGACTCATGTCAAAGCATGCGAAGCTTGGTCTGCTAAGTCGTCCTCGTTTGTCAAGACACCTATGATAGCTATTCAAAGGAAATCAAACTCTCAAGGAATGAAAACCAGCAAGTTGTCTGTTCGTGCAAACTACAG TGATCAAAGAGGTAGAGGTGGCAGGGGTGGCGATTTTGTTGCTGGTTTCCTTTTGGGAGGCGCAATATTTGGAACACTTGGCTATGTATTTGCTCCCCAG ATACGGAGATCATTGCTCAATGAAGATGAATATGgtttccggaaagccaagagacCAATGTACTATTATGATGAAGGTTTAGAG AAAACTAGAGAGACTTTGAACAAGAAGTTAGATCAACTGAATAATGCTATTGACAAAGTATCTTCAGGGCTGAGAGGTGGCAACAAAATGCCTCCAGTGCCTGTTGAGGAGGATATAGAAGAAGCTACTATGTGA
- the LOC132632266 gene encoding uncharacterized protein LOC132632266 isoform X1, whose protein sequence is MEDDTKTTYNYKDYYKILELEYDASDEKIRVNYRKLALKWHPDKHKCNDEATAKFQEINEAYSVLSDSDKRLDYDLNGNYEINNYTLPEYLARFKGMILTCNGLGISQDPVWSEQLTEFNKLMDK, encoded by the exons ATGGAAGACGATACTAAGACCACCTACAATTACAAG GATTATTACAAGATTCTTGAATTAGAATATGATGCATCCGATGAGAAGATCAGAGTAAACTATAGAAAACTTGCACTG AAGTGGCATCCTGACAAACACAAGTGTAATGATGAAGCAACCGCTAAATTTCAAGAGATTAATGAAGCTTATTCGG TGTTAAGTGATTCTGATAAGAGACTTGACTATGATCTAAATGGAAACTATGAGATAAATAATTACACCTTGCCA GAATATCTAGCCAGATTCAAAGGGATGATACTTACCTGTAATGGGCTTGGAATAAGTCAGGATCCAGTCTG GTCAGAGCAATTAACAGAATTTAACAAGTTGATGGACAAATGA